A genomic stretch from Erigeron canadensis isolate Cc75 chromosome 9, C_canadensis_v1, whole genome shotgun sequence includes:
- the LOC122583757 gene encoding probable LRR receptor-like serine/threonine-protein kinase At5g48740 — protein MLQIKKLENLKIPLSDIKLATDDFSKAYHMRESEYDIIYTAELEHFDIENHLKEGKNKGEPLKRRIAVIIKRFLPVGKCVENWFDKEIQMFATCKHPNIIKLIGFCDEGSEMILVFEHLSNGYLSDYWRNTDMRRSLTWTKRLKICLDVANALNYLHSEMEDQKMIIHRDIKSFCIMLDENWRAKIVQFGQSLFLNQEDDTICDTLIYGTPCYIDPDYAATHKLKTESDVYSFGVVLFEVLCGRLANDPIFAKRSDKYRFELVYMARQFLQRGTLMEIIDPLLKEERGENNFSLNKGPNKDSFEKFAKISHECIAETQQQRPTMKMVVKELQEALSFQESKDEPIISLEIIKLATQNFHDDNRIGRGGFGKVYKVKVPEGDGFNTVVAKRLDTRHGQGELQFRTELQILFEYKHEDIISLVGYCNEKDEKVIVYEYASRGSLDRYLKDAHLTWMKRLNICINVATALAFLHGGAGKQAIVIHRDIKTPNILLNDKWNAKLADFGLSLISPINQETDYAIEHPCGTEGYLDPLYLESGFLTKESDIYSFGVVLFEIMCGKFLKGVIVKEIFEKGKIDDFVLEAIRKQIQPKALIAFKTIAYQCLHDDRVKRPTAKEVLEKLKEALAFQISGSVDGAAYCMEVQLSI, from the exons ATGTTACAGATAAAGAAATTGGAAAACTTGAAGATTCCCTTAAGTGATATAAAGTTGGCCACCGATGACTTTTCCAAGGCATACCATATGAGAGAATCTGAATACGATATCATCTACACAGCAGAATTAGAGCATTTTGATATAGAAAATCATCTGAAAGAAGGGAAGAATAAAGGTGAACCACTGAAGAGACGCATTGCAGTTATTATAAAACGCTTCCTCCCGGTAGGAAAGTGTGTAGAAAATTGGTTTGATAAAGAAATTCAAATGTTTGCTACTTGTAAGCATCCTAACATAATCAAACTAATTGGATTTTGTGACGAAGGTTCTGAAATGATCCTTGTCTTTGAGCATCTTTCTAATGGATACCTTTCTGATTATTGGAGAAACACCGACATGAGGCGTTCTCTTACTTGGACAAAACGATTGAAAATCTGCCTCGATGTCGCAAATGCATTGAATTACCTTCATTCTGAGATGGAGGACCAAAAGATGATAATACACCGTGATATTAAGAGCTTCTGTATTATGTTGGACGAAAACTGGAGGGCAAAGATCGTTCAATTTGGGCAGTCGTTGTTCCTAAATCAAGAAGATGACACTATCTGTGACACTCTTATATATGGCACTCCTTGTTACATAGATCCAGATTATGCAGCGACTCATAAGTTGAAGACAGAATCGGATGTATATAGTTTTGGTGTCGTTCTCTTTGAAGTCCTATGTGGGAGGTTGGCCAATGACCCAATATTCGCTAAAAGGAGTGACAAATACAGATTTGAGCTGGTGTATATGGCACGACAATTTTTACAAAGGGGAACACTAATGGAAATAATAGATCCTTTATTGAAAGAAGAACGTGGTGAAAACAATTTTAGTCTAAATAAAGGACCCAACAAAGATTCTTTCGAGAAATTTGCAAAAATTTCACACGAGTGCATAGCAGAAACCCAACAACAACGTCCAACAATGAAAATGGTCGTCAAGGAGCTCCAGGAAGCGTTATCCTTTCAG GAAAGCAAGGACGAACCCATAATTTCACTTGAAATCATAAAATTAGCCACACAAAACTTCCATGATGACAATCGCATTGGCAGAGGTGGATTTGGGAAAGTTTATAAAGTAAAAGTTCCAGAAGGTGATGGGTTCAATACCGTTGTTGCAAAGCGATTAGATACAAGGCATGGGCAAGGGGAATTACAATTTAGGACTGAGCTCCAAATACTTTTTGAGTATAAACATGAGGATATCATCTCTCTTGTGGGATACTGTaatgaaaaagatgaaaaagtcATTGTTTACGAGTATGCCTCTCGAGGAAGTCTTGATAGGTATTTGAAGGATGCTCATCTTACTTGGATGAAACGGcttaatatatgtattaatgtTGCAACTGCCCTGGCTTTCCTTCACGGAGGAGCGGGAAAACAAGCAATAGTGATACACAGGGACATCAAAACTCCAAATATTCTACTAAATGATAAGTGGAATGCAAAACTTGCTGATTTTGGACTTTCCTTGATAAGTCCAATAAATCAGGAGACAGACTATGCAATTGAACATCCATGCGGCACGGAGGGGTACTTGGACCCCCTTTACTTAGAATCGGGTTTCTTAACAAAAGAATCCGACATTTATTCATTTGGTGTGGTTTTGTTTGAGATAATGTGTGGGAAATTTCTAAAAGGTGTCATTGTCAAAGAGATctttgaaaaaggaaaaattgatgactttgtACTTGAGGCTATAAGGAAACAGATCCAGCCAAAAGCATTGATTGCATTCAAAACGATCGCCTACCAGTGCTTACACGACGATAGAGTAAAACGGCCAACCGCAAAAGAAGTTCTGGAAAAACTTAAGGAGGCGTTGGCATTCCAA ATCTCTGGATCTGTTGATGGAGCTGCGTATTGTATGGAAGTTCAACTCAGCATTTGA